Proteins encoded by one window of Cannabis sativa cultivar Pink pepper isolate KNU-18-1 chromosome 4, ASM2916894v1, whole genome shotgun sequence:
- the LOC115713202 gene encoding uncharacterized protein LOC115713202, whose protein sequence is MELMSSGSQSAGDDRDFKMVTYVKGLYALNDAFADPVSTEIEAKFDSWIGEGLLKHPRHYNCYEDGAKKFTPGFRLGVDYVEDKTWFYHLATCDMFMNDSHMNTIFYYLRKKGKYSSAVTLNFATTDCLFDDSIQALYHKFNKAKLMKTKMSHIHAAHPIAHYIRGMRIPCSKPWYEADHVLFIINLRRESHWVFGRLDVHERTLFLYNSLRTAKMNAAARNAMKAYSVLLPLFFDLLGFWKNRAQVPASVSDPTAPFRIVELSGLASQKNDCGAYVAAFAEFFIHGKDVPADFDIEVYRTRLASLFYSYGQRKIDESIDSEDEKQTKSSKASKLKK, encoded by the exons ATGGAGCTTATGTCCTCAGGTTCTCAATCAGCTGGGGATGATAGGGATTTCAAAATGGTGACTTATGTGAAGGGCCTTTATGCTCTTAATGATGCTTTTGCTGATCCCGTATCTACCGAGATTGAGGCAAAATTTGACTCTTGGATTGGTGAAGGATTGCTTAAACATCCCAG gcattataattgttatgaagacggcgcaaagaaatttaccccgggttttaggctaggtgttgattatgttgaGGATAAAACTTGGTTTTACCATTTGGCCACATGCGACATGTTTATGAACGACTCG catatgaacaccatattctattaccttcggAAAAAAGGTAAGTATTCTTCCGCTGTGACGTTGAATTTCGCAACCACTGATTGTCTTTTTGATGATTCCATCCAAGCATTGTACCACAAATTTAACAAGGCCAAGTTAATGAAGACTAAGATGTCACACATTCACGCTGCCCACCCAATTGCGCATTACATCCGAGGTATGCGCATTCCCTGTTCCAAGCCTTGGTATGAAGCCGATCACGTGCTTTTCATCATCAATTTAAGAAGGGAAAGTCATTGGGTTTTTGGGCGTCTTGACGTGCACGAAAGGACGTTATTTCTGTACAATTCTTTGAGAACCGCGAAGATGAATGCCGCAGCTAGGAATGCGATGAAGGCTTATTCCGTGTTGCTGCCTTTGTTTTTCGATTTACTTGGGTTCTGGAAGAATAGAGCACAAGTTCCTGCCTCAGTTTCTGACCCTACAGCTCCATTCAGAATCGTGGAGCTTAGTGGTCTTGCGTCTCAGAAGAA TGATTGTGGAGCATATGTTGCTGCCTTTGCTGAATTCTTTATACACGGAAAGGATGTCCCTGCAGACTTTGACATCGAAGTTTATCGAACCCGACTTGCTTCACTTTTCTACTCGTACGGACAAAGGAAAATTGACGAAAGTATTGACAGCGAGGATGAGAAGCAAACCAAGTCTTCTAAGGCATCTAAATTGAAGAAATAG
- the LOC115715246 gene encoding iron-sulfur assembly protein IscA, chloroplastic, whose amino-acid sequence MAFSAITPRCPSFLLFPKNLPSSSIPRNSLSFGFSDLKLSSSKRLSIRSVSSPSVAPTAEGIAPAIQLSDNALKHLNKMRSERNEDLCLRIGVKQGGCSGMSYTMEFENRSNARPDDSIIEYNGFVIVCDPKSLLFIFGMQLDYSDALIGGGFSFKNPNATQTCGCGKSFAAEM is encoded by the exons ATGGCGTTCTCTGCAATTACTCCGCGGTGCCCTTCTTTTCTCCTCTTCCCCAAAAATCTCCCTTCATCTTCTATTCCTCGGAACTCACTCTCTTTTGGCTTCTCAGATTTGAAACTCAGCTCCAGTAAACGCCTTTCAATTCGATCAGTTTCTTCTCCTTCTG TTGCTCCAACAGCTGAGGGCATCGCACCCGCGATTCAGCTTTCAGACAATGCATTGAAGCACTTGAATAAGATGAGATCCGAACGCAATGAAGATTTGTGCTTAAGAATTGGAGTTAAGCAGGGTGGTTGCTCTGGCATGTCTTACACAATGGAGTTTGAGAATAGATCAAACGCAAGACCAGACGACTCGATCATCGAATACAATGGTTTTGTCATTG TTTGTGACCCTAAGAGCCTTCTCTTTATATTTGGGATGCAATTGGACTATAGTGATGCTCTTATTGGTGGAGGATTCTCTTTCAAGAATCCAAATGCTACACAAACTTGTGGTTGTGGTAAATCCTTTGCCGCAGAAATGTAG
- the LOC133037218 gene encoding uncharacterized protein LOC133037218 encodes MESGQEIQCLNKGTEIEERKDIPFLVFYNGKFDDRMNYENYEASGHYISANCNYEDLQQKLKDALECNQENTVLQLKYQVKEGYQPLRIKDDQSLHFYIQLKLKDPDFTTYPMCVNVINNPTTTIDATFFGNDNSLITHRSAFQPIEYNAATTEDSTNQQHIIEARVLEFGEESFDFMDYAKLVAEEMVEQLENNRKKEPEITDYDELLITDPHHPEIEEAQIYKDKETLQSVLGFYAIRNNFQFRVKKSCARTYKICCLDPKCKWALTASRNGPTKSFIIRKYDRKVIHTCDLNIRFADKRQATTKLIGNYIKPRFTNIKTTQTPQDIRGEMKHKYGVRMNYMKAWRSKEHAQEELRGKANESYRLLFGFLHMLQKTNPGTIVHMETEDDNSFKYLFVALDASIKGWKKCKPIIVVDGTFLKSTYGGTLLSACTQDANGHIFPLAFSVVDSENNNSWQWFFTKVRETYGIREEQCLISDRHESISKAACQVFPEITHCYCVYHLLSNLKATFKKNASKLDKPFFAAARAYTERKFEYHMSELDSLDIRVRPYLQQVGYHKWSRYHCKNNRYSTMTSNIAESLNAANLAARELPITTLMESLRALIQQWTYTNRKKAQKTTTFLTPTAEKKLVDNFVESLTENVKPINETMFEVIELTRSWVINLKEKTCSCN; translated from the exons atg gaatcaggacaggaaatacaatgcttgaacaaaggaacagagatagaa gaaaggaaagacattccattcctagtcttctacaatggaaaattcgatgatcgaatgaattatgaaaattatgaagccaGTGGACACTACATTTCTGCCAATTGTAACTATGAAGATTTGCAACAGAAACTCAAAGATGCCCTggaatgcaaccaagaaaacactgttttgcaactgaaatatcaagtgaaggaaggataccaaccattgaggataaaggatgatcaaagcctgcatttctacatacaactcaaactgaaagaccccgacttcacaacatacccaatgtgtgtgaatgtcatcaacaacccaacaacaaccatcGATGCAACATTCTTTggaaatgacaattcattaattacacatagaagcgccttccaaccaatcgaatacaatgcagcaacaacagaagactcaacaaatcaacaacatatAATTGAAGCAAGAGTACTGGAATTTGGGgaagaaagttttgacttcatggactatgcaaaacttgtggcagaggaaatggttgagcaactggaaaacaacagaaaaaaggaaccagaaatcacagattatgACGAACTACTAATCACAGATCCGCATCATCCagaaatagaagaagcacaaatatacaaagacaaagaaacactgcagagtgtgcttggtttctatgcaattaggaacaacttccaattcagagttaaaaaatcatgtgcaagaacatacaagatttgttgtttggatccaaaatgcaagtgggcactaACAGCATCCAGAAACGGTCCaacaaagtcattcatcattcgaaagtacgacagaaaggtgatacacacttgtgatctaaacatcagatttgccgacaagagacaagctacaacgaaattgattggaaactacatcaagccacggttcaccaacataaaaacaactcaaacgccacaagacatcagaggagaaatgaaacacaagtatggggtcagaatgaactacatgaaagcatggagaagcaaagagCACGCGCAAGAAGAATTACGAGGAAAAGCCAACGAATCATACAGGTTGCTGTTCGGTTTTTTGCACATGTTGCAAAAAACTAATCCCGGAACAATAGTGCACATGGAAACAGAGGATGACAACAgcttcaagtacttgtttgtcgcactggatgcatcaataaaaggatggaagaaatgcaaacctataatagttgttgacggaactttccttaaatcaacatatggaggtacactgctctctgcttgtacacaggatgcaaatgggcacatttttccactagctttttctgttgtggattcagaaaacaacaactcatggcaatggtttttcacaaaagtgagagaaacatatgggattagagaggaacagtgcttgatctcagatagacatgagagcataagtaaggcagcttgtcaagtatttccagaaatcacacattgctattgtgtataccacctgttaagcaacctaaaagcaaccttcaagaagaatgcaagcaagctggataaaccattcttcgctgcagccagagcatacacagagaggaaatttgaataccatatgagcgagttggacagcttggacatccgtgtaagaccatatttacaacaagttggataccacaaatggtcaagataccactgcaaaaacaacaggtattcaactatgacttcaaacattgctgaatctctaaatgcagcaaacttggcagctagagagctaccaatcacaacactgatggagtcattgagagcattgattcaacaatggacatacacaaacaggaaaaaagcacagaaaacaacaacatttttaacacctacagcagaaaagaaattagtcgacaactttgtggaatcattgacagaaaat GTAAAACCAATAAACGAGACCATGTTCGAAGTCATTGAACTAACCAGATCATGGGTCATCAACCTCAAGGAGAAAACATGCAGTTGCAACTGA